gatcccttctcaaaacttgacacgcataaacacaaGCACCAACCTTCAgtaattttaaaagggtatttgcaCCATCTtgatgaggtcctcagccttatcaatttcgaacccatcaaacttaatggtacaatgcaggatcttgtttgagtgatctatgcctaatcggttaaaaacttcattcacaaaaatattgtactttgtgtgtgttgtcccggtaaccttatcaataatacatacttaactccgacacatatgatagtggatccatctgcacgtaccttattctttctagcccatctatagcttaaattgaataaacagatgactagtttattgcaacagatgacacatttgtttatattgtcaattaattggagacatctgttacgacagtgatcaacctgttgcagaaattaaacaaatatatacatctgttgcaaaaagatTGCAAGTGTTTTGTAAGTTATCTaatagaaagaatatattttgtaacagattacccatctgttagatttattttaaagcaattttcttttctttccgagatacaataatttataaataggttcctccttacaaatatggatgatccagatttgtacaagaatattcatatcgagtccttgcgtgaacttcaaaggcagtttgattgatgaactccaaagagatatttggctgacttcggagcaaggctgccggatgaacgaaagatgtctgattgacaataataataatagtagtaataataattaggtaatgttttttattttagtgattattttcctccttttatatatcaaatctacccaggggattcaaaaatctatgaacattcatttcattttgttgtcgactttaaatttttaattcttatttagtatttaataataatcattctgtttattccttgttctcaacatgtcgacgattggtggtagggattgggcagcaatttgtgtcaacaattagaggttaatctgctatgACCGATCGATCATATGTTGTACCTGGCGGTTATTTATAAAAAAagggctattgttgttattgagaggatgAAAAGCGAAAGACATGACTCGgagttccgattattcaatatgaaaaatgtttcgtaaataaataataaacacaatttataaccacaattttaataactgatcgtgacttttcaccatttttatttttgaatttgtttttaaaattatttattatataataaaataattattattttattaaggaatttaaaaaggtattttttttatttataaaataaaaaagtaagcaaatttggattaatgatatgatgatatagttaatttttttttaaaaaagtagattatatgttgcatcaattaaattatctgatgcaacaggttcactatggttgcaacagttgatatatctgttgtcacagatgatttatctgatgcaacctatatcgagtcacaactcaataaaagcagttcttggaaagaactaactaataataataatctaaaaagtcatgacttatcacaatatttcttaatttaattaattcattacttttcacattaataaaaaatgtaattaataaataggggtgaacagttagattatatgttgcaacagatatgttatctgatgcaacatattttatatctgttgcatcagataacacatctatgacaatagatatattatttgttgcaacaaatataaaatatgttgcaNNNNNNNNNNNNNNNNNNNNNNNNNNNNNNNNNNNNNNNNNNNNNNNNNNNNNNNNNNNNNNNNNNNNNNNNNNNNNNNNNNNNNNNNNNNNNNNNNNNNctatatcgagtcacaactcaataaaagcagttcttggaaagaactaactaataataataatctaaaaagtcatgacttatcacaatatttcttaatttaattaattcattacttttcacattaataaaaaatgtaattaataaataggggtgaacagttagattatatgttgcaacagatatgttatctgatgcaacatattttatatttgttgcaacaaataatatatctattgtcatagatgtgttatctgatgcaacagatatagaatctattgtcacaactcaataaaaacggttcttcgaaagactaattaataataataatctgaaaagtcatgacttatatcataatatttattttcttaatttaatcaaaaatttaattaatgtatggaggtgaattgtcgcgcctttttgcctctcattcaaattcaatcctctataaataggtccgtccttactcaatcgttcatttaaatacacactctatttatttattgtatctcgtctttcatattacactctaaaagataagattatggatggcccagtgtgggacgttgcttttctgcaagatgccgtgaatgaacttatcaagaatgctccgcgagatatgCAGGCTGAGGAGGGTCTTGCTACTTCcagttgaagattggtcggctggcaatgatgatgctgataataataataataattagactattatttttattttagtctattatatgtatttttatttgtttaataaataaattatgtttgatctttgacgttttaatccatatttaatttttattctgtctattatcttctcaacaaatatttcgacgattcgacgtaaaaaggaataatttagaatccaatcgcaatagcaagatttatctgttgggtttgtggcaggggttgatttgtgttgtttcaaacagattaatcattcgttgcaacaaataattagtctggtgcaacagataaatattctgatgcaacaaataattagtctggtgcGATAGATAAatatcctgatacaacagataatacgtctgatgcaacagataatacgatgatgcaacagataaatagtctgatgcaacagattactcatctgatgcaccagatgattgatctgtttaaattgtgggcacttgtgctggattcataatcggggttctatctattgttggaaaaacagaagtgtacccagatgacaaattcgaataaaaatcataattttacttaccaaagtaacctatgaagtaatgccaaagtggaaagtgatgtagtaaacaaaatttgacctaagtttTTCCTTGcttgattttaaaatttcttaGGATTTGGTTTATTCCACACAtattggtcagatcgcagcagtagcgttgtaccaccaccatcaacaacaataacaaatggtcgacaagaagaagatgaagcagaagatgatgaataaagcagcagaaacataaataattaacaacaaaaaatgctaagagagagaaaacaacaatggatgagaagagagagaaagacacctTTTTTCCCTCTGTTTTCCGTTGTTTTAGTTATACATTGGGATCAacgtataaatttaaaaacttgtgggttattttaaaacttccccaactttcttaatacataataaagtaagtgtcatttccaactaataattaagacttgtgtcacctacacctcattttaaaactcttttgtcacctgtgaccCAAACCCTCTATTTACTTGacactctttttatttatttttttgttaaagcttattttattaaattaaccttattaattatattctaaagatataaatttgattattatacattatatatatatatatatattataataataataataatttaatgataacgATTCTATTAAAACAATATGATAAACTTGTCTTGATTTCACACACTAAAAAACAATTAAATGTGAACAATTGCAATTCCAATGTCTAAGGATTGTTATTATTAATATGTGTAAGGGGTAAAGTAGTAacattcatcattcaatttatgattttttaatcatcatataaaataaaatgtgcCCAACTAAAATGAGACAAAGGGAGTaggattttatcaaaaaaataaaataaaaagacacATATGAATTAATAGGATGTtattacaattaaaaaaaaaagagacacaTATGATTTGATAGGATTTTACTACCCAaaagaaaaaacgaaaaaaagaCACATATGAATTAATAGgattttattacaaaaaaaaaaaaattaaaagacataTATGAATTAATAGTAcgattttattatatatgtataaaaaaaggAATGAATTTTAGGATACATAGAAATTGAACAAAATTGAATTTTCAGAAAAATCATTGTCACGCATAAAAAATGAATGTCATGTTAATAAATGGCAATATGGATTAAGGATTTTACCACCAAATAAACCATATATATTAATTTGGATTTCATCACcaaaaagaataaagagagacacatatgatttaagattttactaccaaaaaaaaaaaaaagaatatatgaaTTAAGGTTTTACTacccaaaaaaaaatagtcaaaagaaACATAAATTAGTAGGATTTTGTTACAAAAAAGGACATTTGAATTAGGACACACAAAAATTCaacaaatttaaattaagattttattaccaagaaaaaaaaagaacaaacaaGACATGATTAAGattttattaccaaaaaaaaagaagagacaaTATGGATTAAGATTTTATTATAtaaagatatatattaattagaatttcatcaccaaaaataataaagagagaCACATATGATTTAagattctctctctctctctctctctctctctctctctctctatctatctatatatatatgaattaaggttttattaccaaaaaaaatatagtcaAAAGAGATATAAATTAGTaggattttgttttaaaaaaaggaCATTTGAATTAGGACACACAATAATTCAACAAATTCGAATTAAGATTTTAATaccaagaaaaaaagaacaagagGGACATATGAATTAAGATTttattacaaaaaaagaaaaaaaaaagagtcaatatGACTTAAGattttattaccaaaaaaataaacaaaagagaCACATATGAATTAGCAAGATTTTATTATAAACAAAAGGTCATAGAAATTAGGACACATCAAATTCAACAAATTCAATTTGAGATTCTATTACCAAAAAAGAGACAAATGAATTAGAATTTTACCACCNNNNNNNNNNNNNNNNNNNNNNNNNNNNNNNNNNNNNNNNNNNNNNNNNNNNNNNNNNNNNNNNNNNNNNNNNNNNNNNNNNNNNNNNNNNNNNNNNNNNaaaaaaaaaagagtcaatatGACTTAAGattttattaccaaaaaaataaacaaaagagaCACATATGAATTAGCAAGATTTTATTATAAACAAAAGGTCATAGAAATTAGGACACATCAAATTCAACAAATTCAATTTGAGATTCTATTACCAAAAAAGAGACAAATGAATTAGAATTTtaccacccaaaaaaaaaaagagacaataTGAATTAAGatttaataccaaaaaaaaaaaaaagagaaacatatgAATTACTAGGATTTTATTACCAAAAAACAAACATATGAATGACACAcaaaaattcaacaaattcaaATTAAGATTTTCCTGCCCCAAccacacacacataaaaaaaaaaaaaagaggcatatgaattatgatttcattaccaacaataatttcaaaaaaaaaaaggatacagtatgaattaagattttattaaaaataaataaataaaagagacaCATGTGAATtagtaggattttttttttaaatacatataaattaGGACACTTCAACAAATTCAAATTAAGATTTTACTATCAGAAAGAAAAAGAGACAGATGAATTATGATTTCACTACCAATAAAAAAGAAGAGACACTATGAATTAAGATTTATTaccaaaagaaatacctgaattagTTGAATTTTGTtaccaaaaaaatacatatgaattagGACATTCAATTAANNNNNNNNNNNNNNNNNNNNNNNNNNNNNNNNNNNNNNNNNNNNNNNNNNNNNNNNNNNNNNNNNNNNNNNNNNNNNNNNNNNNNNNNNNNNNNNNNNNNTAGCCATCCTTATGTCTGTTATTTCGAGTGTTTGTTGTATCGTAAACATTTCTCTTTTATTGAACCTTTTTTCATGTGAGTGAATCCTATCGACTGCATTCTTTTGAAGTTGCACCCGCGCCAAAGCAGGCTCGTTTTGTGTTCATTTTGTATCGGTTTGGTTCAAGACACTTTGAGTTGAACAAACAGTAAGTGGCGGACGGATGAGTAACGCTAAAAAGAATGTGTCCTTGGATTCGTTTCCAAGGGATCGAGGGGAATAACAACTGGAAACGACTGCTAATATATGATCTATGTATTTTGTGTTGTACTATTATATGTTATCTTTGCTTTGTGTTGTACTACCATCTGTGATTTCGAGTGTTTGTTGTATTGTAAACTCTCTCTTTTGTTCAACTTTTTTCATGTGAGTGAATCTTATTGACTGTACTCTTTTGAAGTTGCGCCCGCGCCAAAGCAGGTTCATTTTACGTTCGTTTTGTATCGGTTTAGTTAAAGTAAGGACTAGTCACACAAGTGGCGAGCGGATGAGTAACGCGTAAAGAATGTGTGTGTCCTTGGGTTCGTTTTCCAAGGGAGCTAGGGGAACAACAACTGGAAACGACTGCTAATATGAGATATGTATTTGTGTTGtactattatatgttatatttgcTTTGTGTTGTACTAGTATCTGTGATTTCGAGTGTTTGTTCTATCGTAAACTTTCTCTTTCattgaactttttttttcatgtgaGTGAATCCTATCGACTGTACTCTTTTGAAGTTGCGCCCTCGCCAAAGCAGGTTCATTTTGTATCGGTTTAGTCACCTTATTTTGGCTAAGGCCGGTTCGGTCAGTTCAGAGCGCACGTGAATCTTATAAGCAAGCTAGAGAGGTTGTTCTCGATATACTATACAAAATTTATTTCATATGCATGCTTGTTGTACCGTAAACTTTctctttttattgaatttttttttaagtgagtGAAACCTATCGATTGTTCTCTTTTGAAGTTGCACCCGCGCCAAAAGCAGGTTCTTTCACCTTATTTTGGCTAGGCCGGTTTAGTCAGTTTAGAGTGCACGTGAATCTTATTAGCTAGAAAGGTTGTTCTCGATATACTGTAGTGAATTTACTTCATATGCATGTTGGTGACCTACCTAAACAAATTAGTTTACGGTCAGGTAACATTCTGAACTTGTCTCGATACTCAATAGTTTCGAGAGGAGATTTCACCTTTAGTGagtatattttcatatttattttgtatcGAAATATACTTTATATTATAACAGATTAAATTACACCGaaatacaaattttttttatGGGTCCACATCCACTATAAGTTAAAGTTCTGTTGAGTTATTGTTGGCTAGCTAAAAGGTGCGTTcacatataatatttaaaaaaaaaaaatgaatgtagatacattttttcaaactttttctaTGAGAGCTCGTTCATATTGTCggttttaaatttgaattaaaaaaaaagaattgttgAGGGTTAACCGAAAATAGTCTTTCTCCCAAAGGTAGGGTGTACAAAACATGTTATAATCTATTCGAACTTCTGTTTATATTGTCGGTTTTAAGTTTGGATTACAAAAAATTGTTGAGAGTTGATCGAAAATAGTCTCTCAATCGTAAAGGTATAAGTACGATTGCATATATTTTATCATCTTCGAACACCACTTATAAGATTATACTGGTACGTTGCCATAGTTTGTTGTTGAAGTCAACAAACATTGCCCAAATCTGAAAAGGCTAGGGCGAATCTAGGTTGAAAATATTGGTACTCCGGCCTCCGGCACTCGTTAAATTCAATATAGaataagtataattatataaaagaaaatgcataaaaattagtaaaagatgaaaaaaaaataccCGTAAAATCAAAAAGATTGTTGGGTGCGCTGATTTTCATGCGAAATTTCAAAGTTTAAATGTCAgtatatgtatttaaatttttcGAGCATCCACTACTCCTAAATTCTGGATCCATCACTGTGGAAAAAGTTTGAAAAGCTTTATTAAATTGAGAATAGTAGGCAGCACAACTCCACTTACAATTGTTTTAGCTTAGTTAAAAATGCATTTAAAATTGTACTCTCATcattaactcttaatattttagtttatatgtgctcttaatttttgtatttattccttcaaaaatacaaagaaaattaaaatactcTAAAGTTTGGTCTATTACCAAATACCAACCTACAACAACAGCAACATACTCAGTGCATTCTCACAAAGTAGCGTCCGGGGAGGGTAGAGTTTACGTTGTCCATACCGCTATCTCAAGTGAAATAGAGAGGTCGTTCTCGATAGATCCCTGGCTCAGACCAAATACCAACCTACAACAACagcaacatactcagtgtattctcacaaagtgatgtctggggagggtagagtttACGCTGTCTATACCGCTACCTCAGgtgaaatagagaggttgttcccgatagacccctggctcagaCGAAATACCAACCTACAACAACAGCAATATActcagtgtattctcacaaagtggcATCTGGGGAGAATAGAGTGTACAttatagagaggctgtttccgataaaccccgaCTTAGACGAAATACCaatctcataaaaaaaaatttaataaattaaggtatttgCAAAAATATTACTACACTTTTGTCATGTTCATTCAATTATTGTGGACAATATAAAGAATCTTTAAAAATAGAACCAATACATTATGGTGGCCCCTATCAATATTGCACCACTCTAGAAAATGACATGAACCTATTTTAGTCAACTTCCTCTGTAACGATGGGAAATCATATTGATATGGAGAGCCATAGTCACAAATAAGAATTCATCgtagaaacaaaaggaaaatagaaaagAGAGATTTCAGAATgttaaaattttagctaagaaaataaaagacaacTTCATAACATGAGCCCAAATAAATTATATTCCTCTACTATATATAGACATCTTTCCGGAATCCCAAATATAATTTGACATTTTTACAAATAGGACCTCCACCTTGGTTAAATTCATAACATCCTCTTTATAGATGCTGAAATATTTGTTGATATTAAAGATAtccttttttttgggggggtagGTAGGTTGAGGGGGTTGAAATATTGGGAGGTGGGGTGGGTGGGTGGAGTGGGGAGGGTGAAATATTTGTTGATATTAaagatatcatttttttcttggGAGGGGAGAGGGAAGGGGGGTGGGGGAGGGTGAAATATTTGTTGATATTAAAGTTATCATTTTTTTCTAGGGGGTGGGTGGGGTAAAATGTGCACAGTTCATACTACTACTTCAGATGAAGTAGaggttatttttgatagattttcGATTTAagataaataatagtaatagatagaaataacaaataaaatgagATAACATAATAGAATATAAAAGAAGCGAGACACCTAAAATAATGTTATGCacaatctatttaaaaatcacaaacatgattATCACGAACAAGAAACTATAAGACACGCGCATAACACTACGCATATAGGCACAATTACAAATAAAACACTCCTTCCTTCTAGTAAGGACGCATACTCCAATTTGCGTCCTTCATACCTCTTAGCGTTATCATCAATAAATTGTAATTGCTCCATGCCATGTCGTCTAATCACTTTCCTCCAAtctttcttcggcctacctctattTCGCATGAAGTCATCCATAgtccaacctctcacacctccgtatTGGAACATGCcaaaaaaatttatcaataaaaGCTACAATTTGAGTCCTCAACACCTTCATATCTGGCGACATATCTTCGATAtactgtaactgctccatatcatgtctaattacCTTCGATCTACCTCTATCCCGCATGAagtcatccatagccaacctctcacacctccgctAAACtgtagctgctccatgtcatgtttaatcacCTTCGATCTACCTCTATCCCGTATGAAGTCATCCATAGCTAATCTCTCACACCTCCGTTAAGCtgtagctgctccatgtcatgcctaatcaccttccGTCTACCCCTATCCCACATGAAGTCATCCATAGTCAATCTCTCACACCTCCGTTAAACtgtagctgctccatgtcatacCTAATCACCTTCGATCTACCTCTATCCCGTATGAAGTCATCCATAGCCAACTTCTTACACCTCTATACTGGAACATTCCAAAAATTTTGATCAGTCTACCTCTATCCCGCATGAAACCATTCATAGCCGACCTCTCACACCTCTGTAAAATTTCAatcaataaaaactataaaaCGACTATCTCACACCTCTGTACTGGGACATTTCaaaaaatttgatcaataaaagATACCAAAAAAGCTATGCGTCCTCAACACCTTCATATTTGGTGAAATATCTTTGGTATACTGTAATTGTTCCATGTCATTTCTAATTACCTTCGGTCTACCTCTATCCCGCATGAAGTAATCCATAGCAAACCTCTGATCAGTTTACCTCTATCCCGCATGAAGCCATTCATAGCCGACCTCTCACACCTCTGTAAATTTTGATCAATAAAAACTACAAAACGACTACCTCACACCTTTGTACTGagacatttcaaaaattttgataaataaaaactattaaaaaaaaggataatgCGCATCCGGGGAATCGAACCCCGGTCAGTACCGTGGGAGGGTACTATGATACCACTACACCAGATGCGCTGTCTGATGATGATAAATAGATAATtaataatgaattaataaaaGATAAGTTGATAAAAAGTATTTACTATTTAGGAATGTGTAGTTTCTTGAAGTGTGTATCCAAATTAAAAATATCACTtacctagaaaagaaaaaaaaattacttaacaGACACTTAAAAATACATGCTAAAGTTTATTCATAATTCCAATTAAAAATTATACTCGTTCGACTAAATTCTTTGTCCTTTTCTAGAATCTTATTCTAGAGAATTCTATTCTATTCCAATCTGAATTGGATTCCATAAGATAAGTAGAAGAATATAAAACTCTTTATttactttacctttttcattatataaatatcataaacaaatacatctttttatttcataaaaaaaaaaaataagaggagaattttaattcattattGAATTTCAAGAATTGCAAAAAATGGCTGAAGAAAAATCAGTGATGGTGGTTGGAATAGAAGATAATCAACATAGTTTTTATGCATTGGAATGGACTTtggatcatttttttaaaaattataattataattctaataataataataataataattcactTTTTAAACTTGTTTTAGTTCATGCTAAACCTACTCCTGCTTCTATTATTGGACTTGCTGCTGGTCCTGGTAAGTTTtagtttttactatattttttttttatttttcgtttcaTGTTATGTGATAGTATTTGATTAGACGTTTGATCGGTTTGAAAAAAGATAGAGAGGTTTGGGTGTGTTTGGAGTGGCCTAGAGGTGGGTGTCaatcgatgaaaaattatattgtgttgtgttgtgttatatagttagataaaaaaaaaaattatatgttatcTGTATATGtgttactatatatttttttttatttttggttttattttatgtgaCAATATTTGATTAGACGTTTGATCGGTTTGAAAAAAGATAGAGAGGTTTGAGGGTGTGTTTGGAGTGGCCTAGGGGTGGGTGTCAATcggtgaaaaattatattatgttgtgttgtatagttagataaaaagaaaaaattatatgttatatgtatatgtgttactatatattattttttatttttggttttattttatgtgaCGGTATTTGATTAGACGTTTGATccgtttgaaaaaaaataagagattttgGTGTGTTTGGGGTGGCCTAAGGCTGTCAatcattgaaaaattatattgtgGTATATAGTTAGGTAAACTTATATTGtcgtatatgtatatgtgttactatatattatttttaattttttatgttattttatgtgACAGTATTTGATTAGACGTTTGATCAGTTGGAAAAAAGATAGAGAGATTGAGTGTACGTGGAGTGGCCTAGCCATATATGTTCATGTATTTTAGGGGAGTCAatcattgaaaaattatattgtgtTATATAGTTACGTAAAAAAAAGTATATGTTGTATGTGTATGTTACTATAtactattatttaaaaaatttcattttattttatgtgatagTATTTGATTAGACGTTTAATCAGTTTAACCACACAATGAAGGAGGATAACCGAACAAAAATACACTCGCTTGTTGTCTTGTTCTTCGTCGCGTATAGGTGGATTAGATATCCTGGCAGTTCATATCGTAAACAATGAGTGTTCGTCCTTGGTCTACATCACTTGCCACGtcaaaaaacctaaaaaaaaaaagtattatatatatatattgattttatttttttatgaattgcaGGTAATGTGGAAGTTTTTTCAGCCATAGAGAGTGATTTAAAGAAAATTGCTGCAAGGGTTACTGAGAAAGCTATGGAAATATGCCATGCAAAATCTGTAATTATCTTTTTCGTTTTTCGAGATAATGGTTGAAAATACATCTGAAATATCACTTATTTGTAAAGTTTCATAATTATTaggtttttgtgttttttgtccGAACTGGCTAACTTATCACCAACTGTTTATCAAAATACATATCAGAGTTGACTAAAGTCTGGACCAAGCGTTTGAATAAGATCGCCAAAAGGCGCGTGGCCAGAGGCGGAGATACCTATGCTCTAGGAGGTTTATCCGAATGTctttcgatgaaaaattatattgcttttatattatttttacatggttaaaaatactttttatgcATATGTAGTAGATGTTGAAACCCTTGGActagttcgtatatttacttctgaactcTTTTAATGAAAATGTTGGCTGCGCGATTGTATGTGGCAACTTACTTTGGGTATAAAATTTCGTCCACATGGAAGCTAGCTTATTAATTTTGACGTGtcttttgataaatagttggtgaaAAGGAAGGGTCGTATTTCTACTTGTACTATTTG
The Capsicum annuum cultivar UCD-10X-F1 chromosome 6, UCD10Xv1.1, whole genome shotgun sequence DNA segment above includes these coding regions:
- the LOC107873719 gene encoding universal stress protein PHOS34, which translates into the protein MAEEKSVMVVGIEDNQHSFYALEWTLDHFFKNYNYNSNNNNNNNSLFKLVLVHAKPTPASIIGLAAGPGNVEVFSAIESDLKKIAARVTEKAMEICHAKSVNDVVVEVVEGDARQVLCDVVEKLHASILVVGCHGYGVIKRTVLGSVSDYCAHHAHCSVMIVKKPKIKA